One part of the Paenibacillus antri genome encodes these proteins:
- a CDS encoding class I SAM-dependent methyltransferase, whose protein sequence is MLDKARSKYDVPNFKFTEMDAQNLTFSPETFDMVIVNLILSVVPNPELCFQEMIRVTRTGVYIGIFDKFAPHRRNCP, encoded by the coding sequence ATGCTTGATAAAGCAAGAAGTAAATATGATGTACCAAACTTTAAGTTCACAGAAATGGATGCGCAAAATTTGACCTTTTCTCCGGAAACGTTCGATATGGTCATTGTGAATTTGATCCTATCTGTCGTACCCAATCCGGAACTATGTTTTCAAGAAATGATTCGGGTTACTCGAACTGGGGTATATATAGGCATTTTCGATAAATTTGCCCCACATCGTAGGAATTGTCCATAA